Genomic window (uncultured Hyphomonas sp.):
CAATCGATGCAGGCGTCGATCAGCTGCCGGCGGGTTTCCTCTCCGCGGCGGGTACGTTTGCGCCCTGAACGCTCCTTGATTTCGGTCATCCCGCCCGCCGCTTCCTGCCCTGAGGGCGCCGATAATGGCCAGCGGCCCGCCCGCGTCAACCGCGCAGCACCTTCATTAGTCAGCATTGACTATTTAAATTTTGCCGGTACCTTTCTTTCAGGTGGAAGACTCGGCAACAGACCGGGCGCCCGCCGGAACGGCCTCAAAAGGGGCCATGGGAGGAAGAGACATGAGCGACGCAGACGTCACCGAAAAACCGGCCACCGCCGCCGGGTACCAGATTTTCCGCACATCCGAAGCGCCCTCGCTGGACGAGACCGCACATATGGAAGTTGCCGACATGACGCCGGACCTTGAGGCCGGCATCGGCGCCGCGCTTGAAGCCGGTTTCGCCGAAGGCAATGTGGTCAAGACGCTGTTCTCCCAGCCGGGCTTCAGCCTCACCTATGCCTGGTTCAAGAGCGGCTTCCCGCTCCCTCTTCATACGCACAATTCCGATTGTCTTTATTATATCGTCGCAGGCAGCCTCCAACTGGGTACCGATACGCTGGGCCCAGGCGACGGTTTCTTCCTGGGTGCGGGCAAGGCCTATCGCTACACGCCCGGCCCCGACGGCGTGGAAGTGCTTGAATTCCGCACCCAGGAAGACTTCGACATCAAGTTTCTCGCGAAGACACTGCCGGCCTGGCAGAAAATTTCGGGGGTTATCTCCGAGCGCCGCTCCGCATGGGCAGATGAGTCTCCTCCCAGCTCAGTCCTGTCCTGACGGAGCGGCAAACGGATGACAAAACGATTTCAAGACAAGGTCACCGTCATCACGGGTGCAGCCTCTGGCATCGGTGCGGCAACAGCCCGCCTCATGGCAGGTGAAGGCGCAAAGGTCGTGCTCGCAGACATTTCCGGAGACGCGGCAAATGCCCTTGCCGCGGCGCTCGGTCCAAATGCCATGGCGGTGACCTGCGATGTGTCGAAAGAGGCCGACGTGGCCGCCCTCATCAAGGCCGCGGCAGACGCACACGGACGGATCGACATCCTGTTCAACAATGCCGGCATCGGCAGTTTCGGCAACACGGTGGAACTGCCGCCGGACCAGTGGGAACAGGTGATCGCGGTCGACCTGCACAGCGTCTATTATGCCTGCCACCATGCCATTCCGCACATGCCGCGCGGCAGCGCCATCGTGAACACAGCTTCGATTTCAGGCCTGGGTGGGGACTATCGCTTCGCGGCCTACAATGCCGCCAAGGGCGCCGTGATCAATTACACAAAGGCGCTGGCGATTGACCATGCCCGAGACGGTATCCGGGTGAACGCCCTCTGCCCCGGCCTTGTCGAGACACCGATCACCGCCGGGATGAACCAGATGCCCGGCCTGCCGGAAGAATGGCACAAGCGCATCCCGATGGGCCGCGGCGCCCAGCCGGAGGAGATGGCGAATGTGGTCGCCTTCCTCGCCTCGGATGCTGCTTCCTACATGACCGGCTCAATCGTGGTCGCCGATGGCGGCACCACGGCGCACACCGGCCAGCCCGAGGTCGCCCTCTTCGCCGGCCTGCCGGAGGCCTAAATGCGCGCACTCACCCTTCAGGGCAAAACCTTCCGCATCGCAGACCTGCCCGACCCGTCCCCCGCCGCCGGACAGCTTCTGGTCCAGCCCCTGTTCAACGGCATCTGCGGCAGTGACCTCAGCCTGCGCAAGCAGATGGCGGAGCTGGCGGATATCACCCCGCCCGAGGCGCAACACCAGCTGCCCATGATCGTGCCCGGCCATGAATTCTCGGCCAGGATCGTCGGCATCGCTCCGGGCACGGAGACTGCGCTAAAGGTGGGCGACCGGGTGACCGGCCTGCCCTTCACGCACAGCCATGACGGCCCGGCCTGTATCGGCCTCTCGCCTTTCCACAGCGGCGGCCTCGCCACCCTGTCCTGCATCGATGCCGAACGCACTTTCCGCGTGCCGGAGGGCATTCCGGACGATCTTGCCGCGCTGACCGAGCCGCTTTCGGTCGGCCTGCATGCGGTGAACCTCGCCAACCGCAACGACGGTCCGAACATGGTGATCGGTTGCGGCCCGGTCGGCCTCGCCGTCATTCTCGCGCTGAAAATCGCCGGGCGCGGGCCCATCCTCGCCGCAGACTTCTCAGCTGAGCGCCGCGCCGTCGCTGCCAGTCTCGGCGCAGATATCGTGCTCGATCCGGCAACCGACAGCCCCTATGAGCGCTGGGGCGACCTCGGCCACGAACCGGCGGTCATGTCCCCCCTGCTGGAGCGGGATTTCCGCGGCCAGCCGCCGGGCCTCAACATTTTCGAATGCACCGGCGCGCCGGGCGTTCTCGGCCAAATCGTGAAATCGGCGCCGGCGCATGCGCATGTCGTCATTGTCGGCGTCTGTCCGCATGAAGAGACGATCACCCCGCTGGACGGCATCACGCGGGAACTGACGCTGGAGTTCAGCTTCGCCTACCGGCCGGAAGAATTTGCCACCGCGCTGACCCTGATCGAGGCCCACGCAGACCAGGCCGCGCGCCTGATCACCAGCCGCCAGCCGCTGGCCAGCACCGAAGCTGCCTTCGACGCGCTCGCCAGAGATCCTCATGAAATCAAGATCCTGATCGATCCGCACGCCTGACGCACGGGCCTGTCACCGAAACTTCACCCAAAAAGCGAACTTCCCACGACGGATTCCCGGCGCTGCCGCGTTTCAGAAGCAGGACGCAACGGCGCGTCCGGCGTTTTGCCTGCCGCATTTTCCCAAATCGACCCGGCGGCAGGCAAACCGCCATTCCTGGACTGCACATCCACGGCGTGGCGCGTTTCCCGTTCGCCTATTCCCCGGTCAGTGCGCTGAGATCGACGCCATATTCAGCCATGCCGCCGAAAACATTGGCCATCGTCCGGTCTGCATCCTGCTCGGCCGCGCCCTGGCGCAGGCCGTCCAGCGCCGCCCGGTCCAGCCACTCGCCGCGATAGACCAGCCCCGCGGGTTCTGCCGCGCAGGCAATGTCCGCCAGCGGATCGCAGGACAGCAGGACGAGGTCCGCCGCGCAGCCTGCCTCGACGCAGCCATCCTGCCCGGCCGTGCCCAGCACAACTGACGGCGTATAGGTTGCGGCGCGCAGCAC
Coding sequences:
- a CDS encoding cupin domain-containing protein, with the translated sequence MSDADVTEKPATAAGYQIFRTSEAPSLDETAHMEVADMTPDLEAGIGAALEAGFAEGNVVKTLFSQPGFSLTYAWFKSGFPLPLHTHNSDCLYYIVAGSLQLGTDTLGPGDGFFLGAGKAYRYTPGPDGVEVLEFRTQEDFDIKFLAKTLPAWQKISGVISERRSAWADESPPSSVLS
- a CDS encoding SDR family oxidoreductase; translation: MTKRFQDKVTVITGAASGIGAATARLMAGEGAKVVLADISGDAANALAAALGPNAMAVTCDVSKEADVAALIKAAADAHGRIDILFNNAGIGSFGNTVELPPDQWEQVIAVDLHSVYYACHHAIPHMPRGSAIVNTASISGLGGDYRFAAYNAAKGAVINYTKALAIDHARDGIRVNALCPGLVETPITAGMNQMPGLPEEWHKRIPMGRGAQPEEMANVVAFLASDAASYMTGSIVVADGGTTAHTGQPEVALFAGLPEA
- a CDS encoding zinc-binding dehydrogenase codes for the protein MRALTLQGKTFRIADLPDPSPAAGQLLVQPLFNGICGSDLSLRKQMAELADITPPEAQHQLPMIVPGHEFSARIVGIAPGTETALKVGDRVTGLPFTHSHDGPACIGLSPFHSGGLATLSCIDAERTFRVPEGIPDDLAALTEPLSVGLHAVNLANRNDGPNMVIGCGPVGLAVILALKIAGRGPILAADFSAERRAVAASLGADIVLDPATDSPYERWGDLGHEPAVMSPLLERDFRGQPPGLNIFECTGAPGVLGQIVKSAPAHAHVVIVGVCPHEETITPLDGITRELTLEFSFAYRPEEFATALTLIEAHADQAARLITSRQPLASTEAAFDALARDPHEIKILIDPHA